A window of Bacillus sp. DX3.1 genomic DNA:
CCTTATTATATTTAATTCCATTTTTCCCCCTCAATTATTTTAATGTTCTCCCAAGAGTTTTTTTGTTTTTTCAATATTAATATTTCCATATAAATCTAACACAGCACAGAGGTTTCGTATTGAACTTTAAGAACTAAATATAAATAGACACATAAAAACCTTAAAAGACTAAAAAGCCAAACAAGGTTAATTACTTATTTTTAAATAATATCAATGGGATCCTTAATTAGGTTAATATTGTATAACTCTTAGAGATCTTCTTTTTCAATAAATTCTGCATCAATTACCTTATAACTCTTTTGGACTGGTGCTCCTATAAAAATTCCTTCAACTTATTAACATCATTAGTAAACTCTGCAATCTCATCCTTTAACTCTATTCTATGAATTTCCATTCTTTTGCTGTCAAGTAATTCATTTAAACGAGTTTTCATAAAATCAGTATTTTTATTTTTTTCAATAAGTAACAATGCAAAGCTAACGTAGATACAGTATTCCTCCGTTTCAGTATATTCTTCTGAGAGTTCATAATCATTTAGTAACGCATAAAAAGTATCTCTTATTTCATATTTTGCTCTAATATGAAGGCGGCTATATGTATCAATAACATCTTCCTTTATCTCATCATACCGTAAATTCATTCTCTCTCCTCCAAATTTCAATTTTTTGTGTGTATATTAAGCTGAATATTAGGATATTTCTTCCTAAATTCTAAAATAATATTACTACAACTTTGACAAACTATATCTTCTAGTATTTTTGCCTCTGTATCATGAAATCTATCAAATTTAGTCGCAACCGGTCTAGAAGCAGATGGCCCATAGCTTTTAAAAAATACGTTCTGATACTTTCACGACATTTTCATTCTTCTCTAGTTGTTTCATTTGCATTTCATTAAAAATAATTGTACTTATTTCCCGTACCACACTTTTATCATTGTTTACATTCTAACGGGGAATGAGTGCAAAACACACAAAAATCCCAAATCATGGCCTTTTTTAGTGTCCATGATTTGGGGTTCACTTCGCCCGTTAATCCGGGATAAATTTTTGAAAAGAATACCATGCTCCGTTTCGCCAAGACCAGAAGAATTCATGGAATATGTCCAAGCCTTTTTGAAAAACATGCTGTATCTATCGATGAATAGAATTTTTTAATCATAAAACCCACCTTCCTTTCATACAGTGAAACTAACAAGGCTTGTCTTAGGAAAGGAAGGAAACCAAGTGGAAATTTTACCATGGTGGGTTTATCTTATTATTATTGGGATTGTTGTGAGCGGTTATATGGTGTTATATACTTCAAAAAAAGAGCAAGAGATGGATAATGAGTTTATCGAAAAAGAAGGCGAAATATATATGAAGCGCTTAGAAGAAGAGCGGGAACGACGCCATCAAGATAAGGATGAGGACTCTGTTTTACTTTAATTTTAGTAAAGGGTGAGTAACTGATAAGTTATTCACCCTTTTTTATATCAGCGCTTTTTGTGATATATCGGCGCTTCGACATAGGGTATCGACCTTTCGACAAGATGCAACATTAAGGAAACTAAAAATTTCTCCTACTCGCTTTTCTTTTCCTTTAAATTGTGTACTATAAAGGATAGAGACGTTATAAAGAAGGGGAATTTTAAATGGAATTTCATGAACAAAGAATTTTACCAGCTGTTCGGCAAATAAAGGATTTAGAGAAGTTAATACATAGTTCTTATGAATATATTGTTATTTTAGACATTCATATTGGTCAATTGAAAAGTGTGGTTGCGCTAGCAAAGCAGCATTGTAAAAAAGTATTTTTACATGTTGATTTGATTCACGGGTTACAAAGCGATGGACATGCAACTGAATATATATGTCAAGAATTTAAGCCATACGGTTTATTATCTACGAAAGCAAATGTGATTTTAAAGGCGAAGCAAAAAGGTGTCGTTGCGATTCAACGGATTTTTTTAATCGATTCTAGCGCGATGGAAAAAAGTTGTGCGCTTTTAGAAAAAACGAAGCCAAATTACATTGAAGTACTTCCGGGTGCTTTAACAGGTGTGATTGCAGAAGTGAAAGAACGGACAGGTGTTCCGATTTTAGCGGGTGGTTTTATTCGCACAGTTGATGATGTTGAGAGAGCGTTAGCTGCTGGCGCAACAGCGATTACAACTTCGAAAAAAGAACTATGGAAACATTACCAGAAAAAGTGACGGAAATGTGAAAAATCTTGTTGACAACGCTTTCATTTGAGGTTAACATTATAGATAAGTTAATAAACGTGACGGAGAAAAGAAGAGATCCACATTTCATTGTTTCTATATAACTTATATAGAAACGTGTTAGTTGTGGGTCTTTTTCTTTCGAAAAAAACGAATGGCCATTCATTTTATCTCCATCACAATATAAGCGTGTAAATTGAATGTGGAGGAATGTTATGACAGCGTTTTTAGGAGAATTAATAGGGACAGCGTTGCTGATTGTTCTTGGTGGCGGTGTTTGTGCAGGTGTAAGTTTAAAGAAGTCGTATGCAAATGGTTCAGGTTGGATTGTTATTACAATGGGATGGGGCTTAGCGGTTGCCATCGCAGCATATGCAGTTGGGTCGATTAGTGGAGCACATTTAAATCCAGCGTTAACAATTGGACTTGCTTTCAAGGGAGCGTTCCCATGGAGCGATGTACCTGGATATATTGTTGCGCAAATGATTGGCGCAATCATCGGTGCAATTATCGTATATTTACATTACTTACCTCATTGGAAAGAAACAGAAGATCCTGGTACAAAATTAGGTGTATTTGCAACAGGGCCAGCAATTCCGAATACATTTGCAAACCTTTTAAGTGAAATGATTGGAACTTTCGTCTTAGTATTTGGTATATTAGCAATTGGTGCAAATAAATTTGCAGATGGTTTGAATCCATTTATCGTAGGTTTCTTGATTGTAAGTATTGGTTTATCATTAGGTGGAACAACTGGTTACGCAATTAATCCAGCACGTGACTTAGGTCCTCGTATTGCGCATTTCTTCCTTCCAATCGCAGGAAAAGGCGGTTCGAACTGGAAGTATGCATGGATTCCGGTTGTAGGTCCAATTTTAGGTGGATC
This region includes:
- a CDS encoding sporulation YhaL family protein encodes the protein MEILPWWVYLIIIGIVVSGYMVLYTSKKEQEMDNEFIEKEGEIYMKRLEEERERRHQDKDEDSVLL
- a CDS encoding glycerol-3-phosphate responsive antiterminator, yielding MEFHEQRILPAVRQIKDLEKLIHSSYEYIVILDIHIGQLKSVVALAKQHCKKVFLHVDLIHGLQSDGHATEYICQEFKPYGLLSTKANVILKAKQKGVVAIQRIFLIDSSAMEKSCALLEKTKPNYIEVLPGALTGVIAEVKERTGVPILAGGFIRTVDDVERALAAGATAITTSKKELWKHYQKK
- the glpF gene encoding glycerol uptake facilitator protein GlpF: MTAFLGELIGTALLIVLGGGVCAGVSLKKSYANGSGWIVITMGWGLAVAIAAYAVGSISGAHLNPALTIGLAFKGAFPWSDVPGYIVAQMIGAIIGAIIVYLHYLPHWKETEDPGTKLGVFATGPAIPNTFANLLSEMIGTFVLVFGILAIGANKFADGLNPFIVGFLIVSIGLSLGGTTGYAINPARDLGPRIAHFFLPIAGKGGSNWKYAWIPVVGPILGGSLAGLFHQVVFEGKQNVALIYVIIATVIVLAISYMTSKKSGNNKNSRKVA